The following coding sequences are from one Prochlorococcus marinus XMU1412 window:
- a CDS encoding cobyrinate a,c-diamide synthase — protein sequence MPCVISSPSSDSGKTTLSLLLSCWAFSKGIKIQTFKVGPDYLDQQQLSSIGQPICRNLDIFLSGEEWVQESFFKHSLKYEFSLIEGAMGLFDGLGSTTYSSTANISKLLNAPIIFIVNAKGQVASLLATIRGFRDFDSELSIAGIIFNNVNSDRHKKLIKEVFKNEDIEILGFLPSDSKITLNKANLGLISPMDNGKEIDVEYFANFAERNLDIFSLIKFLKSPQKKIFNSFNFKDFKIDKSKPIAIAEDKIFHFQYPETKEFLSAIGIPLISWSIYDDEEIPNEASSLIIPGGFPEKYADHISNSTKSLNSLRKFRKNGFIYAECGGMMILGDFIKDETGNNHKMSGILPFRSKKSKLSVGYRYIEGLKDTPVIKQNQLIRGHEFHYWEIENNLSELNSGKAEHQKNLSSPWKIKSWKTEYKNEGFFDEKLHASWIHLHLPSSPEVAKNFIEATQISFSKNS from the coding sequence ATGCCTTGTGTAATATCTTCTCCTTCAAGTGATAGCGGGAAAACCACATTATCTCTTTTGCTATCTTGTTGGGCGTTCTCAAAAGGTATAAAGATACAAACTTTCAAGGTTGGCCCAGATTATCTTGATCAACAACAACTTAGCTCAATTGGACAACCTATTTGCAGGAATTTAGATATTTTTTTAAGTGGTGAGGAATGGGTACAAGAAAGTTTTTTTAAACATTCTTTGAAATATGAATTCTCGTTAATTGAAGGAGCAATGGGTCTGTTTGATGGACTAGGGTCAACAACCTATTCCAGCACAGCAAATATCTCTAAACTTCTCAATGCTCCAATAATTTTTATTGTTAATGCTAAAGGTCAAGTAGCTTCTCTTTTGGCGACTATTCGAGGTTTTAGAGATTTCGATAGTGAGTTGTCAATAGCAGGAATTATATTTAACAACGTTAATTCAGATAGACATAAAAAATTAATCAAAGAAGTTTTTAAAAATGAAGATATCGAAATTCTTGGTTTTTTACCATCTGATTCAAAAATAACTTTAAACAAAGCTAATTTAGGTTTGATATCTCCAATGGATAATGGAAAAGAAATTGATGTTGAATATTTTGCTAATTTCGCCGAAAGAAATCTTGATATATTTTCTCTTATTAAATTTCTGAAATCTCCTCAAAAGAAAATATTTAATTCTTTCAATTTTAAAGATTTTAAAATTGATAAAAGTAAACCTATCGCAATTGCAGAAGATAAAATCTTTCATTTTCAATACCCTGAAACTAAGGAGTTTTTGAGTGCAATAGGAATACCATTGATTTCATGGAGTATTTATGATGATGAAGAAATACCTAATGAGGCTTCTTCTTTAATTATTCCTGGGGGGTTCCCTGAAAAATATGCTGATCATATAAGTAACTCTACAAAAAGCTTAAATTCGTTAAGGAAATTCCGCAAAAATGGATTTATATATGCTGAGTGTGGAGGGATGATGATTTTAGGAGACTTCATCAAAGATGAAACTGGTAATAATCATAAAATGAGTGGTATCCTGCCTTTTAGATCAAAAAAAAGTAAACTTTCAGTAGGTTATAGATACATTGAGGGTTTAAAAGATACTCCAGTCATTAAACAAAATCAATTAATTAGAGGACATGAATTTCATTATTGGGAAATTGAAAATAATTTATCTGAACTTAATTCTGGAAAAGCTGAGCATCAGAAGAATCTTTCTTCCCCATGGAAAATTAAATCTTGGAAAACCGAATATAAAAATGAAGGCTTTTTTGATGAAAAATTACATGCAAGTTGGATTCACTTACATTTGCCAAGTTCTCCAGAAGTCGCAAAAAACTTTATAGAAGCCACCCAAATTAGTTTTTCAAAAAATTCTTAA
- the crtE gene encoding geranylgeranyl diphosphate synthase CrtE, with protein MTEVINSISDFEKYLKNTKKVVEEALDFSLGPENPEILRESMRYSLLAGGKRIRPILCLASCSLAGGEPSLAVPTAVAIEMIHTMSLIHDDLPAMDNDDLRRGRPTNHKVYGDALAILAGDALLTRAFEMVSLRSPGVNPNRLLNVVGELSLVAGAPGLVGGQVVDLECEGKEVDLETLEYIHLHKTGALLKACVRTGAMIAGANEKLLQALTTYAEGIGLAFQIIDDILDLTSSSEKLGKTAGKDLLADKTTYPKLLGMEESKKRAFDLVENAKKAIEPWGADAKYLISLADFITNRDR; from the coding sequence ATGACTGAAGTTATAAATAGTATTTCTGATTTTGAAAAATATCTTAAAAACACAAAAAAGGTTGTAGAAGAAGCCCTTGATTTTTCCTTGGGCCCTGAGAATCCAGAAATATTAAGAGAGTCAATGAGATATTCCCTCTTAGCTGGAGGGAAAAGAATACGTCCAATTTTATGTTTAGCATCTTGCTCACTGGCTGGAGGAGAACCCTCTCTTGCAGTTCCTACTGCGGTAGCAATAGAAATGATCCATACAATGTCCTTGATTCATGATGATCTGCCTGCCATGGATAATGATGACTTGAGGAGAGGTAGGCCGACAAACCATAAAGTATATGGCGATGCATTAGCTATTCTTGCGGGCGATGCTTTATTAACAAGGGCCTTTGAGATGGTCTCTCTAAGAAGCCCTGGAGTCAATCCAAATAGATTATTAAATGTAGTTGGTGAATTATCCCTAGTTGCGGGTGCACCAGGCCTAGTCGGGGGACAAGTTGTTGATTTGGAATGCGAAGGCAAAGAAGTCGACCTTGAAACTCTCGAATATATTCATCTTCACAAGACTGGGGCTTTATTAAAGGCCTGTGTAAGAACTGGCGCGATGATCGCAGGAGCTAACGAAAAACTATTACAAGCTCTGACAACATATGCAGAGGGAATTGGTTTAGCCTTCCAAATAATAGATGATATTCTTGATTTAACTTCCAGCAGTGAAAAGCTTGGTAAAACTGCTGGCAAAGATCTTTTAGCTGACAAAACTACTTACCCTAAATTACTTGGAATGGAGGAGTCAAAGAAAAGAGCATTTGATTTAGTAGAAAATGCAAAAAAAGCAATAGAACCTTGGGGTGCAGATGCAAAGTATTTAATATCGTTAGCCGACTTTATTACAAATAGAGACAGATAA
- a CDS encoding glucose-6-phosphate dehydrogenase assembly protein OpcA yields the protein MKPQLTLQTPLELPYQEISNYLNKLWISEDKDNSGANTFTLMVWQPAWLEQCLVQKGLVNGPITGNLSREIIEVAKKFILDQGLPITTSLSSEELLSLLKENLSNKDFEDFRGQFFESTISTLNPRRLITLAPTLNKNSDIKTFVSAYCPLSDAPAMQPICGDLVVIRGGSESISNNGLKIIDELSIAELPSWLWWNGSLDESPEIFEYFTDHGLRLIIDTALGSPQRCLKVLHQLNNSNKAINDLNWVRLKNWRESLAMIFDPPSRRPILDHITDIDIDIAGDHMIQALFLISWISDKLGWSFLRVERNTESTKIEFERINGEIISTSINPLSLGNPSIHLGQVIGLRLISKISEVQKNNTCVILGCESVECMRLEAGGMANMELIEQVVPNSFSTSEYDVSKLLGSSRGNTSPLFENSIKIALQIFNGLNN from the coding sequence ATGAAACCTCAACTTACACTACAAACACCTTTAGAGTTGCCTTATCAGGAAATTTCTAATTACCTTAATAAATTATGGATTTCAGAAGATAAAGATAATAGTGGAGCTAATACTTTCACATTAATGGTCTGGCAGCCTGCTTGGCTAGAACAATGCTTGGTCCAAAAAGGATTAGTAAATGGACCAATTACTGGAAATTTAAGTCGAGAGATAATTGAAGTTGCTAAAAAATTTATATTAGATCAAGGACTTCCTATCACTACTTCACTTAGTAGTGAAGAATTATTGAGTTTGTTGAAGGAAAATTTATCTAATAAAGACTTTGAAGATTTTAGAGGACAATTTTTTGAATCAACGATAAGTACATTAAATCCAAGAAGATTAATAACTCTAGCGCCAACATTAAATAAAAATTCAGATATCAAAACTTTTGTATCCGCTTACTGTCCATTAAGTGATGCCCCAGCTATGCAACCTATTTGTGGGGATTTAGTTGTTATTAGGGGGGGCTCGGAATCAATATCTAATAATGGATTAAAAATAATTGATGAATTATCTATTGCTGAATTACCTTCATGGTTGTGGTGGAATGGAAGCTTGGATGAGTCGCCTGAAATCTTCGAATATTTTACAGATCATGGTCTAAGGTTAATAATTGATACTGCTCTTGGATCGCCTCAAAGATGTTTAAAAGTTTTACATCAATTAAATAATTCAAATAAAGCTATTAATGATTTGAATTGGGTTAGATTGAAAAACTGGAGGGAATCATTGGCAATGATTTTTGATCCGCCTTCAAGGAGACCAATTTTGGATCATATTACTGATATTGACATTGATATCGCGGGAGATCATATGATTCAAGCGTTGTTTTTGATTTCATGGATTAGCGATAAACTTGGTTGGTCTTTTCTAAGAGTTGAAAGAAATACAGAATCAACAAAAATAGAGTTTGAAAGAATTAATGGCGAAATAATTTCTACATCAATTAATCCCTTATCTTTGGGAAATCCAAGTATTCATTTAGGACAAGTTATTGGATTGAGGCTGATTTCAAAAATTAGTGAGGTTCAAAAAAATAATACATGTGTAATACTTGGCTGTGAATCAGTGGAATGTATGAGACTTGAAGCAGGGGGAATGGCTAATATGGAATTAATAGAACAAGTTGTTCCAAATTCTTTTTCTACATCAGAGTACGATGTTAGTAAATTATTGGGAAGTAGTAGAGGTAATACCAGTCCTCTTTTTGAAAATTCTATTAAAATAGCTCTTCAAATATTTAATGGTTTGAATAACTAA
- the folD gene encoding bifunctional methylenetetrahydrofolate dehydrogenase/methenyltetrahydrofolate cyclohydrolase FolD, translated as MSLKLDGKKLSLEIEERLTDYISSNKKITKRAPGLAVIRIGEDPASGVYVNNKEKACSRIGIKSFIFHLKDSVEQKEVEQLIIKLNSDKDIDGMLLQLPIPKKFDEQKLISHINPSKDVDGLNEINIGKLVKNEPAMRSCTPAGIINLLRSQNITIEGKKIVVIGRSLLVGKPLSLMLLNLNGTVTITHSKTLNLNKVCREADILIAAAGKPNLVDSSFVKEGAVIIDVGIHRLKSSDKKQTRLCGDVLLEDVISKVFAYTPVPGGVGPMTVTMLLVNTIFSWQKQFGLSSTLNDLLP; from the coding sequence ATGTCATTAAAATTAGACGGTAAAAAATTATCTCTTGAAATTGAAGAAAGATTAACTGACTATATATCTAGTAATAAAAAAATTACTAAAAGAGCTCCCGGTTTAGCTGTAATAAGAATAGGTGAAGACCCTGCGAGTGGTGTTTACGTTAATAACAAGGAAAAAGCATGTTCAAGGATTGGAATAAAGAGCTTTATCTTTCATCTAAAAGATAGTGTAGAGCAAAAAGAAGTTGAACAATTAATAATCAAACTTAATTCTGATAAAGATATTGATGGAATGTTACTACAACTTCCCATCCCAAAGAAGTTTGACGAGCAAAAACTGATCAGCCATATTAATCCAAGCAAAGATGTAGATGGACTAAATGAGATTAACATTGGCAAACTAGTAAAAAATGAGCCTGCGATGAGATCATGCACACCAGCTGGAATTATTAATTTATTAAGATCCCAAAATATTACAATTGAAGGTAAGAAAATCGTTGTTATTGGAAGAAGTTTGCTTGTTGGGAAACCGCTTTCGCTTATGTTGTTGAATCTAAATGGAACGGTAACAATTACTCACTCTAAAACATTAAATTTGAATAAAGTCTGTAGAGAAGCCGACATTCTAATTGCGGCTGCAGGAAAACCCAATCTTGTAGATTCGAGTTTTGTGAAAGAAGGAGCAGTAATTATTGATGTTGGCATACATAGATTAAAAAGTTCCGATAAAAAACAAACCAGATTATGTGGCGATGTATTATTAGAAGATGTCATTTCTAAAGTATTTGCTTACACGCCTGTACCAGGCGGTGTTGGACCAATGACAGTAACAATGTTACTTGTAAATACTATTTTTAGCTGGCAAAAGCAATTTGGTTTATCATCAACTCTTAATGACCTTTTGCCATAA
- a CDS encoding divergent PAP2 family protein — MPEFFSFFNNSVLFWSLLSCLLAQICKIVFNFFSTGEMRLGIMFETGGMPSSHSALITGATSGIGYELGFDSSIFALSVAVSLIVMYDASGVRKSAGIQAAEINKLSKKLEPQSELLLKETLGHTKIEVMVGSFLGPLITLPGMFFLGSPLKIFDLIIN; from the coding sequence ATGCCTGAGTTTTTTTCCTTTTTTAATAATTCAGTTCTTTTCTGGAGCCTATTATCCTGTTTGCTAGCTCAAATTTGTAAAATTGTATTCAATTTCTTTTCAACTGGAGAGATGAGATTAGGAATTATGTTCGAGACGGGTGGTATGCCTTCAAGTCATTCGGCCTTAATAACTGGTGCTACATCTGGTATAGGTTATGAATTGGGATTTGATAGCTCAATATTTGCATTATCAGTTGCTGTATCACTAATAGTTATGTATGACGCTAGCGGCGTTCGAAAATCAGCTGGAATTCAAGCTGCAGAAATTAATAAACTATCAAAAAAACTAGAACCTCAATCTGAATTACTGTTAAAAGAAACCTTGGGTCATACGAAAATTGAGGTCATGGTTGGGAGTTTTTTAGGGCCATTAATCACTTTGCCTGGAATGTTTTTTTTAGGTTCTCCTCTCAAAATATTTGATTTGATAATAAATTAA